One Ignisphaera sp. DNA window includes the following coding sequences:
- a CDS encoding NTP transferase domain-containing protein, whose amino-acid sequence MTGTCIAIDLDRFCGISMDIVIMAGGRGSRLGGIKKYFLEICNRKLIDVSLDVALNLGVNGRVIVCTRSEDVPLLKSLKKVDVVACPGADYVTDLAYILGKASFPVLVLPADMPFLTVDVVKSFLVKASNSRADVVTLAVCKDSVCRESGISLFRRSEGSWENIYFEESKELRDIDTVEDLLWAESQCGSTEETEELE is encoded by the coding sequence ATGACAGGTACCTGCATAGCCATTGACTTAGACAGGTTTTGCGGGATCTCAATGGATATTGTGATCATGGCTGGTGGCAGGGGCTCTAGACTAGGAGGAATCAAAAAATATTTTCTTGAGATTTGCAATAGAAAGCTAATCGATGTCTCATTAGATGTAGCTCTAAATCTTGGCGTCAATGGAAGGGTTATTGTGTGTACCAGAAGCGAGGATGTTCCCTTACTCAAATCTCTGAAGAAAGTCGATGTTGTTGCATGTCCAGGGGCAGACTACGTCACTGACCTGGCATATATACTGGGGAAAGCTAGTTTTCCAGTGCTTGTCTTACCAGCTGACATGCCTTTCCTAACGGTTGATGTGGTCAAGAGCTTTCTGGTCAAAGCATCAAACTCTAGAGCTGATGTGGTGACACTAGCTGTCTGTAAAGATAGTGTGTGTAGAGAGTCTGGGATATCGCTTTTCAGGAGATCTGAAGGCTCTTGGGAAAACATATATTTCGAGGAATCGAAAGAGCTTAGAGATATAGACACTGTAGAGGATTTACTGTGGGCGGAAAGCCAATGCGGATCCACGGAGGAGACAGAGGAGCTAGAATAG
- a CDS encoding beta-glucosidase, protein MSVEEYLKKLSVEEKISLIVGAGFSRIVFGAAGETRAIDRLGIPSIVLSDGPAGVRIHPVRVGVEETFYATAFPNEILLSSTWNIEVVERVGKAIGEEAKEYGVDVMLAPGLNMHRIPLCGRNFEYFSEDPLLAGEMAAAYVRGVQAVGVGATLKHFVGNDQETGRMYIDVIASERTLREIYLRAFEIAIEKSRPWAIMAAYNKLNGKYCTQNEWLLTKVLRVDWGYKGLVMTDWGAGDNPVEQIKAGIDLIMPGGDKIVEAIVEAYRRGEISEEIINARASKVLEIVLKSLKFKGYKYSNKPNLDEHAKIAYEAAVEGFVLLKNNGALPISLDKRVAVFGKGSYQTIRGGLGSGFTHPRYVVTIVDGLRERGVKIDEKLDKIYRGLLLRFFEFGEITSLFRQYRESALKTGNHGAIQWLLSDFVDTMIEYFRTMNIQENFFDDATLDDIAKNNDIALITITRISSEGFDRYPAKGDFYLRDDEHNLIERVSKAFHKCGKKVVVVLNIPSPIEIASWRDLVDAILVIWMPGQEAGRAVADVLLGRVSPSGKLPLTWPKELYENPAMRAFPGEPREDPKRVVYEEGIYVGYRYYDTFAVEPAYEFGYGLSYTKFKYEDINVEFDGNTITVSFKVKNIGGCPGKEVVQVYVRAPRGRIEKPFQELKGFHKTRALNPGEEEYVMIKIPLKYLASFDGGKWIVERGLYEIRVGASSRDIRLVKTIEIDKDLCYATNWSPIQCS, encoded by the coding sequence ATGAGTGTAGAAGAGTATTTGAAGAAGCTAAGCGTTGAGGAGAAGATTTCTTTAATTGTGGGAGCAGGCTTTTCACGAATTGTATTCGGCGCTGCTGGAGAGACTAGAGCTATTGATCGCTTGGGTATACCATCTATTGTCCTAAGCGATGGCCCTGCCGGTGTAAGGATTCATCCTGTTAGGGTTGGGGTTGAAGAGACTTTCTATGCTACTGCATTTCCAAATGAAATCCTACTTTCATCCACATGGAATATAGAGGTCGTTGAAAGGGTGGGCAAGGCTATTGGGGAGGAAGCTAAGGAGTATGGTGTCGATGTAATGCTTGCGCCTGGCCTAAATATGCATAGAATTCCGTTGTGTGGCAGAAACTTTGAGTACTTTTCTGAGGATCCCCTACTAGCTGGAGAAATGGCTGCAGCCTATGTCAGAGGCGTTCAAGCAGTTGGTGTCGGCGCAACTCTGAAGCATTTTGTTGGAAATGATCAGGAAACTGGCAGAATGTATATAGATGTTATTGCTTCTGAAAGGACTCTGAGGGAGATATATCTAAGAGCTTTTGAAATAGCTATTGAGAAATCTAGGCCATGGGCCATAATGGCCGCTTACAATAAACTTAATGGAAAGTACTGTACACAAAATGAATGGCTCTTGACAAAGGTTCTCAGAGTGGATTGGGGATACAAAGGTCTTGTCATGACTGACTGGGGAGCTGGGGACAACCCTGTCGAGCAAATAAAGGCAGGCATAGATCTTATAATGCCAGGGGGAGACAAGATTGTTGAAGCTATTGTAGAAGCTTATAGAAGGGGGGAAATAAGCGAAGAAATCATAAATGCAAGAGCCTCCAAAGTTCTCGAGATAGTACTCAAAAGTCTGAAGTTCAAAGGCTATAAATACTCCAATAAACCCAATCTTGATGAACATGCGAAAATAGCTTATGAGGCAGCTGTAGAAGGCTTTGTTCTTCTCAAAAACAACGGTGCTTTGCCAATATCGCTAGATAAGAGGGTTGCGGTATTTGGTAAGGGCTCGTACCAAACTATTAGAGGTGGTCTAGGAAGTGGTTTCACACATCCACGTTATGTAGTGACTATAGTTGATGGGCTTAGGGAAAGAGGTGTGAAAATAGATGAAAAGCTAGACAAGATTTACAGAGGATTGTTGCTCCGTTTCTTCGAATTTGGTGAAATAACATCACTATTTAGACAATACAGAGAATCAGCATTGAAAACAGGCAATCATGGAGCTATACAATGGTTGCTATCAGACTTCGTAGATACTATGATAGAATATTTCAGAACCATGAACATACAAGAGAACTTCTTTGACGATGCAACATTAGATGATATTGCAAAGAACAATGACATTGCATTAATAACAATAACTAGAATCTCTAGCGAAGGCTTTGATAGATATCCTGCGAAGGGAGACTTCTATCTAAGAGACGATGAACACAATCTTATAGAGAGGGTTTCAAAGGCATTTCACAAGTGTGGTAAGAAAGTTGTTGTTGTGCTAAATATTCCAAGCCCAATTGAAATTGCCAGCTGGAGAGACTTGGTAGACGCAATACTGGTTATATGGATGCCTGGTCAAGAGGCTGGGAGAGCCGTTGCAGATGTACTACTAGGCAGAGTTTCCCCCAGTGGCAAGCTACCTTTGACGTGGCCGAAGGAGCTATATGAAAACCCTGCTATGAGGGCTTTTCCAGGTGAGCCTAGAGAGGATCCGAAGAGAGTGGTTTACGAGGAGGGGATATATGTAGGTTACAGATACTATGATACATTTGCTGTTGAGCCTGCATATGAGTTTGGCTATGGGCTGAGTTACACGAAATTCAAATATGAAGATATTAATGTGGAATTTGATGGCAATACGATAACTGTTAGTTTCAAGGTTAAGAATATTGGGGGTTGCCCAGGTAAGGAGGTTGTACAGGTATATGTACGCGCTCCCAGAGGCAGAATTGAGAAGCCATTTCAAGAGCTCAAGGGATTCCATAAAACGAGAGCTCTCAACCCTGGTGAGGAGGAATATGTGATGATAAAGATACCACTAAAATATTTAGCGAGTTTTGATGGCGGTAAATGGATCGTTGAGAGGGGGTTATACGAAATAAGGGTAGGCGCATCATCAAGAGATATAAGGCTTGTTAAGACAATAGAGATTGATAAAGACCTGTGTTATGCCACTAACTGGAGCCCCATACAGTGTAGCTAA
- a CDS encoding ParB N-terminal domain-containing protein: MGSPKIELIPIDMLIPHEDAEKQRLLNVLGKLLMTRTLKKPVIVDAKRYIIIDGHHRVNAMKILGAKHIPAVLADYSSDISDVGGWMYVASRGYRDQKLLEKAIREAEYSAKRGDGILIFKIGDEVVKARVDRIDFYLAIKELGLYNIFNSLTKTSINLKICLTHDICLAPPKLVVDDIYRIASKNILLPPRTTCHKTALKNVAMEFKLRNL, from the coding sequence TTGGGTAGCCCAAAGATTGAGCTAATCCCCATAGATATGCTCATCCCCCATGAGGATGCGGAGAAGCAGAGGCTTCTAAACGTTTTGGGAAAACTTTTGATGACAAGGACTCTCAAAAAGCCTGTTATAGTTGATGCAAAAAGATACATAATTATCGATGGGCATCATAGAGTCAATGCCATGAAAATTCTTGGGGCAAAGCACATACCTGCGGTGCTAGCCGATTACAGCTCTGACATATCTGACGTTGGTGGGTGGATGTATGTAGCATCTAGGGGGTATAGAGATCAAAAACTTTTGGAAAAAGCGATTAGGGAAGCCGAGTACTCTGCTAAGAGAGGGGATGGCATACTAATTTTTAAGATAGGTGATGAGGTGGTTAAGGCAAGGGTTGATAGAATAGATTTTTATCTGGCCATTAAAGAGCTAGGGCTTTACAACATATTCAACTCATTGACCAAGACTTCTATCAACCTCAAGATCTGCTTAACCCACGACATCTGCTTGGCCCCTCCAAAGCTTGTGGTAGACGACATATACAGGATTGCCTCCAAGAACATATTGCTACCTCCGAGAACGACATGTCATAAGACAGCCCTTAAGAATGTTGCTATGGAGTTCAAATTGAGGAATCTATAG
- a CDS encoding adenosylcobinamide-GDP ribazoletransferase: MAKRLRDFLSLLAFLTLLPIPQRYLGVEAAFGSLYMLPIVGFIRGLFAVTPMLLSALLHNNAPYVEAFSVVAMHYIIQGFIHADGFIDFSEAVLAHRFGVDASKVVKDRFRGSYAIAAFVLFALWLYSTMLQVIHLSADLWIATKIVLVAETWSPTSMAVVAYVCREPPDGLGKLFKKGLRISDIVGAFLASVLITYATFLSIQTGSTTSILVLLALAISAYTTSVLGMKTLGYANGDVLGFANELSYATILTTLALGVALWL; this comes from the coding sequence TTGGCTAAAAGGTTAAGGGATTTCCTATCCCTACTAGCTTTTCTAACCCTGTTGCCAATTCCACAAAGATATCTGGGGGTAGAAGCGGCCTTCGGATCCCTCTACATGCTCCCCATAGTAGGCTTTATCAGAGGGCTTTTCGCTGTCACACCAATGTTGCTCTCGGCCTTGCTTCACAACAACGCACCTTATGTAGAGGCGTTTTCTGTGGTGGCAATGCACTACATTATACAGGGGTTTATACATGCAGATGGGTTCATAGACTTCTCTGAGGCTGTCCTAGCCCATAGATTTGGTGTTGATGCCAGCAAGGTTGTTAAGGATAGGTTCAGAGGTTCTTACGCCATAGCAGCGTTTGTGCTGTTTGCATTATGGCTCTACTCCACAATGCTACAAGTTATCCACCTCTCAGCAGACTTGTGGATAGCAACAAAGATTGTTCTAGTTGCCGAGACATGGTCTCCCACATCAATGGCTGTTGTGGCATATGTATGCAGAGAGCCTCCAGATGGGCTGGGGAAGCTCTTTAAAAAGGGGTTGAGGATATCTGATATAGTTGGCGCTTTTCTTGCATCAGTTTTGATAACATATGCAACCTTCCTATCTATTCAAACAGGTAGCACAACCTCTATTCTAGTGTTGCTAGCACTAGCCATCTCTGCATATACAACAAGTGTTTTGGGTATGAAAACCCTTGGCTATGCCAATGGGGATGTCCTTGGATTTGCAAACGAGTTGAGCTATGCAACCATACTAACAACACTTGCTCTTGGTGTTGCCCTATGGCTCTAG
- a CDS encoding cobalamin biosynthesis protein, with product MALDFLLPRSYQEFIAILFLALALDFAYPRHEGVLYYIHPVHTSYTMALKLHRSSPRTRMWGIIIWFAVVVSHITLYSLALYIANLFSRVAWVILSAYILKVSTSFKLLYNHVRNVYMCLYKGDLACARTEVSKIVRRDVKNLGEGHVASAAIESLFESLVDGFASPLLYYLLFGPIGALTQRIANTLDSALGYKDEEFRDVGWFSAKTDTAINFVPARLEALLIILLSPIGKGSMRRSWDTYRRYRRATESINAGHPLSAVSGYLGVRLEKIGAYVIGREFTLPTGRDIERALRFAILNAVTYVLIINALSITIYLARQTICCVANW from the coding sequence ATGGCTCTAGACTTTCTCCTCCCCCGGAGCTATCAAGAGTTTATAGCAATACTTTTTCTAGCCCTAGCCCTAGACTTTGCATATCCGAGACACGAGGGAGTTCTGTACTATATACACCCCGTCCACACATCATACACAATGGCTTTAAAGCTACATAGATCATCTCCAAGAACAAGGATGTGGGGTATTATCATATGGTTTGCTGTTGTTGTGAGCCACATAACGCTATACTCTTTGGCACTATACATAGCGAATCTGTTTAGCAGAGTTGCATGGGTTATTCTCTCGGCATATATACTCAAGGTCTCTACATCGTTTAAACTGCTATACAACCACGTCAGAAACGTCTATATGTGTTTATACAAAGGGGATTTGGCATGCGCAAGAACAGAGGTCTCAAAAATTGTTAGAAGAGATGTTAAAAACCTTGGCGAAGGACATGTAGCGTCAGCAGCAATAGAATCGCTTTTCGAGAGCCTCGTCGACGGCTTTGCATCTCCACTCCTATACTACCTCCTCTTCGGACCTATAGGAGCACTCACACAGAGAATAGCCAATACCCTCGACTCTGCACTTGGATACAAAGACGAGGAATTCAGAGATGTGGGCTGGTTCTCGGCAAAAACAGACACAGCCATAAACTTCGTTCCTGCGAGACTGGAGGCCCTGCTCATAATATTGCTATCTCCAATTGGGAAAGGGTCTATGAGAAGAAGCTGGGATACATACAGAAGATATAGAAGAGCTACCGAAAGCATTAATGCGGGTCACCCTCTGTCAGCTGTGTCAGGCTATTTAGGTGTTAGGCTTGAGAAGATAGGGGCATATGTCATAGGGAGAGAGTTTACTCTTCCAACAGGAAGAGACATTGAGAGAGCTCTCAGGTTTGCGATTCTAAATGCGGTTACATATGTATTGATTATAAACGCATTATCGATAACTATATATTTGGCTAGGCAGACCATATGTTGTGTAGCAAATTGGTGA
- a CDS encoding TIGR00303 family protein, with the protein MVRGAKVVQGSLEGISASQGSSIALYVIGSTMTSTIPNISLAGSMIIATLFTPALDVEYLYFGKPISVEAIPTTPTGIPTPAIITRTALQLSQTPFMVVDAGSYVKPKIPLISLSSGCVGGRIDKENALPHGTSRRIFDEAALIGRTIGSIANVVLIGESIPSGTTTALSILQGLGYNAYNIVSSSAKENPLAIKKAVVEEALKRLGQSEDPFKVNDVVGDPVHISIAGLALGALKSRATVILAGGTQMLATLALMKAVEPGFDEQRLVLATTKWIYSDKGIEMLKFIKMVAPNTTFAYVELDFTDAPFSGLKAYEDGFVKEGVGAGGTSLLALLKGVNIDELKHSVYREYKRIVKMG; encoded by the coding sequence ATGGTTAGAGGGGCCAAGGTTGTACAAGGGTCATTGGAAGGCATCTCCGCTTCCCAAGGATCTTCAATTGCGCTATACGTTATAGGATCCACAATGACCTCGACAATTCCGAACATATCGCTAGCAGGCTCCATGATTATCGCTACGCTGTTCACACCTGCTCTCGATGTGGAGTATCTCTATTTCGGGAAGCCCATATCTGTAGAAGCTATACCAACAACCCCCACAGGCATACCAACGCCAGCTATAATAACGAGAACAGCATTACAGCTTTCTCAAACACCTTTCATGGTTGTTGATGCAGGCTCTTATGTAAAGCCTAAAATACCTTTGATAAGCCTTTCGAGTGGTTGTGTTGGTGGGAGAATAGATAAAGAGAATGCACTACCCCATGGAACATCGAGAAGAATATTCGATGAGGCGGCGCTGATAGGTAGAACAATAGGCTCTATAGCCAATGTGGTGCTAATTGGGGAGAGCATTCCAAGTGGAACAACAACCGCTCTATCCATTCTGCAAGGGCTTGGATACAACGCCTACAACATTGTCAGCAGCTCTGCAAAAGAGAATCCGCTTGCAATTAAAAAAGCTGTTGTTGAAGAGGCTCTGAAGAGGCTTGGACAATCTGAAGACCCCTTCAAAGTAAATGATGTTGTTGGAGACCCTGTCCACATATCCATAGCCGGTCTAGCCCTTGGGGCACTGAAATCCAGAGCAACTGTGATCCTCGCTGGGGGAACCCAAATGCTCGCAACACTCGCTTTGATGAAAGCCGTAGAGCCTGGATTTGATGAGCAGAGACTTGTTTTAGCCACCACAAAATGGATATACAGTGACAAGGGAATTGAAATGCTTAAGTTCATAAAGATGGTGGCGCCAAATACAACCTTCGCCTATGTTGAGCTAGACTTCACCGATGCCCCATTCAGCGGGCTTAAAGCATATGAAGATGGATTTGTTAAAGAGGGTGTTGGGGCTGGAGGCACATCGCTTTTAGCTCTTCTAAAAGGTGTTAACATCGATGAGCTTAAGCATAGTGTGTATAGAGAGTATAAGAGAATTGTGAAGATGGGATAG
- a CDS encoding adenosylcobinamide amidohydrolase — MAKTFMKNSDTLVIDLENEYKVLSTAGCPKIYKDVRYIVFRRVPKDFEYVDLDGYCKNIAKSIGIDYEKTTIFLTAVDVRSYGHATHMFRDVVAEAYVTFGVDKPSCIEASNSSKTIGVGTINIAVIVNKPLDEVGLLDLYRLVSEVKGLVMGLAGPMCLTSPSIGTASDATMVAAAWGNERFSGIATDVGLSAAIATLKALSKFLVGTNCIKYFVNSIGLQSLDEILEMALKAYSKAPIPMLSSSEVEKILRREFEDVFKDPNICMVVRGARLVEMLMALNLFPGISEEEYRADTPKIIADELIGKAIAEYINGFKGLLAYYWIERLKEEGILVKLGSLPPMTDDIVAAVIGGILSRVYDRYLHSH, encoded by the coding sequence ATGGCTAAGACTTTTATGAAGAACAGTGATACCCTGGTCATTGATCTGGAGAATGAATACAAGGTCTTATCGACTGCTGGATGTCCAAAGATATACAAGGATGTTAGATATATAGTGTTTAGAAGAGTTCCAAAGGATTTTGAATATGTTGATCTAGACGGTTACTGCAAGAACATTGCAAAATCTATTGGCATAGACTATGAAAAGACTACAATATTCCTTACAGCAGTTGATGTAAGGAGTTATGGGCATGCAACTCACATGTTTAGAGATGTTGTGGCAGAGGCCTATGTGACCTTCGGAGTCGACAAGCCATCGTGCATAGAGGCGAGCAACTCGAGCAAAACAATAGGGGTTGGCACCATAAATATTGCTGTCATTGTCAATAAGCCTCTTGATGAAGTTGGTCTACTAGATCTCTACAGGCTGGTGTCTGAGGTAAAGGGGTTGGTAATGGGTTTGGCAGGTCCAATGTGTTTAACATCCCCCTCGATAGGAACAGCATCTGATGCAACAATGGTTGCAGCTGCCTGGGGTAATGAAAGATTCAGTGGTATAGCAACCGATGTCGGTCTCTCAGCTGCTATAGCTACTCTAAAAGCTTTGTCGAAGTTCCTGGTAGGCACAAACTGCATCAAATATTTTGTGAATAGCATTGGGTTGCAATCGCTCGACGAGATACTGGAGATGGCGTTAAAGGCCTACAGCAAAGCTCCGATACCAATGCTTAGCTCGAGTGAGGTGGAGAAGATTCTTAGGAGAGAATTTGAAGATGTTTTCAAAGACCCAAATATCTGCATGGTTGTGAGGGGCGCTAGATTGGTCGAGATGCTGATGGCGCTAAATCTCTTTCCAGGTATTAGCGAGGAGGAGTATAGGGCTGACACGCCCAAAATTATAGCTGATGAGCTTATAGGCAAAGCAATTGCAGAGTACATAAATGGGTTCAAAGGGCTTCTAGCATACTATTGGATAGAAAGGCTGAAAGAGGAGGGAATCCTTGTGAAGCTAGGGAGTCTACCACCTATGACAGACGATATCGTTGCAGCAGTTATTGGGGGCATTCTTAGCAGAGTCTATGACAGGTACCTGCATAGCCATTGA
- a CDS encoding aminotransferase class I/II-fold pyridoxal phosphate-dependent enzyme gives MGGKPMRIHGGDRGARIDFSSNLNPLGPPKIVLDVLASCLSQRVLEKYPDYTYRDLKRSLARFYRCKEGFVVPTAGAGEAINLVVIASKAKRIYVLEPSYGEYEDLSNVLGLEYRPIFYRKTLDGFYIDFSDLHKPCSDRDGLIVITNPSNPLGLYIDRDKLFNYLSNCSARSLVDEAYTELCSRCPIEIGDEIPQNVVVVRSLTKWLSLPGLRLGLLYITDMDFLRMVEALRQPWNVNSLAECLGRSISEYEQELKSFIHKSREYIDGERERLKKMLASLGAKVFESTTNFLLVEIDSGEQIVEKLREMGLALRSCSSFKGLSPNFIRIAVRSPRENNELVEALRNVMGVG, from the coding sequence GTGGGCGGAAAGCCAATGCGGATCCACGGAGGAGACAGAGGAGCTAGAATAGACTTCAGCTCTAATCTAAACCCGCTTGGCCCGCCAAAAATAGTTTTAGATGTTCTAGCATCATGCCTTAGCCAAAGGGTTTTGGAGAAGTACCCCGACTACACATACAGGGATTTGAAGAGGTCTTTGGCAAGGTTTTACCGTTGCAAAGAAGGGTTTGTGGTTCCAACTGCGGGTGCTGGTGAGGCTATAAACCTTGTTGTGATTGCCTCGAAGGCGAAGAGGATATATGTTTTGGAGCCTTCTTACGGCGAATACGAGGACCTTTCAAATGTTCTTGGCTTAGAGTACAGACCCATATTCTATAGGAAAACATTAGATGGGTTCTACATAGACTTCTCTGACTTGCATAAACCCTGTAGCGATAGAGATGGGTTGATAGTGATAACGAATCCTAGCAACCCCCTCGGGCTATACATCGACAGAGACAAGCTATTCAACTACCTATCCAACTGTAGTGCTAGGAGCCTTGTCGACGAGGCCTATACAGAGCTTTGCAGTAGATGCCCCATCGAAATAGGGGATGAAATACCGCAAAACGTTGTTGTTGTTAGATCGCTAACGAAATGGCTTTCACTTCCAGGTCTAAGACTGGGCCTCCTATATATAACTGACATGGATTTTCTGAGGATGGTAGAGGCTTTGAGACAGCCATGGAATGTAAACAGCTTGGCGGAGTGCTTGGGCAGAAGCATTTCTGAGTATGAACAGGAGCTGAAGAGCTTTATCCACAAGTCTAGAGAGTATATAGATGGTGAGAGGGAGAGACTCAAAAAGATGCTTGCATCACTTGGAGCAAAGGTTTTTGAAAGCACCACAAACTTTCTCCTAGTTGAGATAGACAGCGGAGAACAAATAGTTGAGAAGCTTAGGGAGATGGGCCTGGCTCTGAGGAGTTGCAGTAGCTTCAAGGGCCTGAGCCCCAACTTCATTAGAATAGCTGTTAGAAGCCCTAGAGAAAACAACGAACTTGTCGAAGCACTAAGGAATGTGATGGGAGTTGGCTAA
- a CDS encoding ABC transporter ATP-binding protein, producing the protein MKIVVEDVEVWYNSAKALDRVTLSISSGELAFVIGPNGAGKTTLLKTIASIVKPKKGVVYIDGKAVSSLSPKDISRILSYVDPHISRSIPSTVLEFLLTARYPHQNMLSFSISAKDLEMVEKISEQLNIKQFLDRRLDQLSSGELQRILIARALVQEPKVLLLDEPSAFLDLRYRLEVLDYVKSVVKRSSIVAIVAIHDIYLASLYADKIIVMNGGSVVVCGTPEEVLKKDVLEKVYGVRIAIVNVDGRKIVVPLEPLEKEFRYEVKGDN; encoded by the coding sequence ATGAAGATAGTTGTTGAAGATGTTGAGGTTTGGTACAACTCTGCAAAGGCTTTGGATAGAGTAACTCTATCCATATCCTCTGGCGAGTTAGCATTTGTTATAGGCCCCAACGGAGCAGGTAAAACAACTCTTCTAAAGACTATAGCATCTATTGTCAAACCTAAAAAAGGTGTTGTTTATATCGATGGAAAGGCTGTTTCAAGTCTATCGCCAAAAGATATAAGCAGAATTCTCTCCTATGTAGACCCACACATATCTAGATCCATACCATCAACAGTTCTAGAGTTTCTCCTAACAGCTAGATACCCACATCAAAACATGCTGAGCTTTTCAATATCAGCCAAAGATCTTGAGATGGTTGAAAAGATTTCGGAGCAGCTGAACATAAAACAATTCCTTGATAGGAGACTAGACCAGCTTAGCAGTGGCGAGCTACAGAGGATTTTAATTGCAAGAGCCCTTGTCCAAGAACCCAAGGTTCTGCTCCTAGACGAGCCCTCAGCTTTCCTGGACTTGAGGTATAGGCTAGAGGTTCTAGACTATGTGAAATCCGTTGTAAAGAGGAGTAGCATTGTAGCTATTGTAGCCATACACGACATTTACCTAGCTTCTCTATATGCAGACAAAATAATAGTAATGAACGGAGGTTCGGTGGTTGTCTGTGGAACTCCTGAGGAGGTTCTAAAGAAAGATGTTCTTGAGAAGGTTTACGGTGTTAGAATAGCTATTGTAAATGTTGATGGTAGGAAGATTGTCGTTCCCTTAGAGCCTCTCGAAAAAGAGTTTAGATATGAGGTGAAAGGCGACAACTAA
- a CDS encoding asparagine synthase-related protein: MPCTIYGEILFNAIRGAIEKKKCDCIALSGGIDTTVVFIAALSVGVKPRGYIAIYKNGLPRDIIYAEHLAKIFNIEIRYVFIDKQKEGEAVQDIVKCIGKENIDSHGDGGCIEIRNDLVFYSVLRKAFEDDCKCIYTGSGGDEIFAGYTFLLNLASNELEEYIRKLANGRYPEIEIAKCIGIDAVAPFLDETVSNIALQIPLQCLRSEAMKGKEILREVLSAIKLQFIAERMKTPAESGAGTTAFCKSVYDT, from the coding sequence ATGCCCTGTACAATATACGGCGAAATTCTATTCAATGCGATTAGGGGTGCAATCGAGAAAAAGAAATGTGATTGCATTGCTTTAAGTGGTGGGATAGACACAACAGTAGTGTTTATAGCGGCTCTCTCAGTTGGTGTTAAGCCGAGGGGCTACATAGCAATATACAAAAATGGTTTGCCGAGGGACATTATATATGCTGAGCACCTGGCAAAGATCTTTAATATAGAGATTAGATATGTCTTCATAGACAAGCAGAAAGAAGGGGAGGCAGTCCAAGACATTGTTAAATGCATTGGCAAAGAGAATATAGATTCACATGGCGATGGAGGGTGCATAGAGATAAGAAACGACCTAGTGTTCTACTCCGTGCTTAGAAAAGCCTTTGAAGATGATTGCAAATGCATTTACACTGGAAGTGGCGGAGACGAAATATTCGCTGGCTACACCTTCCTCCTGAATCTGGCAAGCAACGAACTCGAAGAATACATCAGAAAGCTTGCAAATGGGAGATACCCAGAAATCGAAATAGCTAAATGCATAGGCATAGATGCTGTAGCTCCTTTTCTAGATGAAACCGTTTCAAATATAGCACTCCAAATACCTCTGCAATGCCTAAGATCAGAGGCTATGAAGGGCAAAGAAATACTCAGAGAAGTTCTTTCCGCGATAAAACTTCAGTTTATCGCGGAAAGAATGAAAACACCTGCCGAAAGCGGAGCTGGCACAACTGCTTTTTGCAAATCTGTTTACGATACCTAA
- a CDS encoding ATPase, which yields MAFLSGGKDSYYAVYRSAIRIDMGLVLVYDFPRPSPHLVNLGKTVETILLMGVPAAVVRLDKGREFVETVDFLRSVGADAIIAGDVYIDDHLKYMERLAKEVGATLIEPLWGVDPEDLLYKEIEAGLKPLVIGCVEGLGKWLGTVLNQDNVYAFAENAKSIGVDPLGEKGEYHTIVLSGPLHKAGLSYKIVDMENHNGYKILRLI from the coding sequence GTGGCTTTTCTTTCTGGTGGCAAAGACTCTTACTACGCTGTTTACCGTTCTGCTATCCGGATTGACATGGGGCTTGTGCTTGTGTACGACTTTCCTAGACCGAGCCCCCACCTAGTCAATTTAGGGAAGACCGTTGAGACAATTCTTTTGATGGGAGTGCCAGCAGCTGTTGTTAGGCTTGACAAGGGTAGGGAATTTGTAGAGACTGTGGATTTTCTTAGGAGTGTGGGTGCAGACGCTATCATAGCTGGCGATGTTTATATCGATGATCATCTCAAGTATATGGAGAGGCTTGCTAAAGAGGTTGGCGCCACTCTTATTGAGCCTCTTTGGGGTGTGGACCCAGAGGATCTTCTCTATAAGGAGATTGAAGCCGGGCTAAAACCTTTGGTTATAGGATGTGTAGAAGGCTTGGGCAAATGGCTTGGCACGGTACTGAATCAAGACAATGTTTATGCATTTGCCGAGAATGCCAAGAGTATAGGTGTCGACCCCCTAGGGGAAAAAGGGGAGTACCACACAATAGTTTTATCAGGTCCTTTGCACAAGGCAGGCCTAAGCTATAAGATTGTTGATATGGAGAACCACAATGGGTACAAGATATTGAGGCTGATATGA